The following coding sequences lie in one Lysobacter capsici genomic window:
- a CDS encoding FMN-dependent NADH-azoreductase has protein sequence MNILHIDSSILEDQSVSRKLSAAIVAKLTAMEPAARVVYRDLNRSPLPQLSTANAMARNPAAPAETDEVRALHLALAQVLDADTLVIGAPMYNFSVPAPLKSWLDALAIPGKTFSYETGVPQGLLGAKRVIVASSRGGIYAPQSPMAALEHHESYLRAFFGFLGVTRLEFVRAEGMNMGAEHAQNAVAGALEQVAQLRAA, from the coding sequence ATGAACATCCTGCATATCGATTCGAGCATCCTCGAAGACCAATCCGTCAGCCGCAAACTCTCGGCGGCGATCGTGGCCAAACTCACCGCGATGGAACCCGCCGCGCGCGTGGTGTATCGCGACCTCAACCGCTCTCCGCTGCCGCAACTGTCCACCGCCAACGCGATGGCGCGCAATCCGGCCGCGCCGGCCGAAACCGATGAAGTCCGCGCGCTCCACCTGGCGCTGGCGCAGGTGCTGGACGCCGACACCCTGGTGATCGGCGCGCCGATGTACAACTTCAGCGTACCGGCGCCGCTCAAATCCTGGCTGGACGCGCTGGCGATCCCGGGCAAGACCTTCAGTTACGAGACCGGCGTGCCGCAGGGCCTGCTTGGCGCCAAGCGGGTGATCGTCGCCTCCAGCCGCGGCGGCATCTATGCGCCGCAGTCGCCGATGGCGGCGCTGGAACACCACGAAAGCTACCTGCGCGCGTTCTTTGGTTTCCTCGGTGTGACCCGCCTGGAATTCGTCCGCGCCGAAGGCATGAACATGGGCGCCGAACATGCCCAGAACGCCGTGGCCGGCGCACTGGAGCAAGTCGCGCAGTTGCGCGCCGCGTAA
- a CDS encoding winged helix-turn-helix transcriptional regulator: MPDHTVESCASNPEGIDEAHAEIRAACAVFAGKWKLEILWLLIQRMHRFNELRRAIPGVTQHMLTQQLRELENDGMVRRTVYPEIPPRVEYQITEDARRLKPVFEAILMWSHGRSSGGERGAQNAAA, encoded by the coding sequence ATGCCCGACCATACCGTCGAATCGTGCGCCTCCAACCCCGAAGGCATCGATGAAGCCCACGCGGAAATCCGCGCGGCATGCGCCGTGTTCGCCGGAAAATGGAAGCTGGAAATCCTGTGGCTGCTGATCCAGCGCATGCATCGCTTCAACGAACTGCGGCGTGCGATTCCCGGGGTGACCCAGCACATGCTCACCCAGCAACTGCGTGAGCTGGAAAACGACGGCATGGTGCGCAGAACGGTGTATCCCGAAATCCCGCCGCGCGTGGAGTATCAGATCACCGAGGACGCACGCCGGCTCAAGCCGGTGTTCGAGGCGATCTTGATGTGGTCGCATGGCCGCAGCAGCGGTGGCGAGCGCGGCGCGCAGAACGCCGCGGCTTGA
- a CDS encoding M23 family metallopeptidase → MSRSVLALALASSAMLLPLAADAGQDAAQYSNLQGAAPDASGGGEYATAENATANAADHLSPALRQQAWKEIRSNARKLRLPTASQGSAKLIGVTFAWPLAGNGLSDPGYHAISNFVDQASNSQVLDYNCGARSYDGHRGTDYYLWPFSWYKMDNNQVKIIAAAAGTIVARSDGNFDRSCSMNNNNWNAIYVQHSDGSVAWYGHMKNGSLTAKGIGASVVQGEYLGIVGSSGSSTEPHLHFEVYDANSNLIDPYAGSCNALNLQTAWASQRAYYDSAINKLIVGTTPPAFSTCPNAESPNENTAIRYGQPANFSTFYRDQLNSQQSQYRILRPNGTVFASWTHNGPAAHYSSSWWYWNWSSFAPTGPSGTWRFEVAYNGQTYSKNFTVSP, encoded by the coding sequence ATGTCCCGATCTGTTCTCGCCCTGGCCCTGGCATCGAGTGCGATGCTGCTGCCGCTTGCCGCGGACGCGGGCCAGGACGCAGCTCAGTACAGCAACCTGCAAGGCGCCGCGCCCGATGCCAGCGGCGGCGGCGAGTACGCCACGGCCGAGAACGCCACCGCCAACGCCGCCGATCACCTTTCACCGGCCTTGCGCCAGCAGGCCTGGAAGGAGATACGAAGCAACGCGCGCAAGCTCCGGCTTCCAACCGCATCGCAAGGATCCGCAAAGTTGATCGGTGTGACCTTCGCCTGGCCTCTGGCGGGCAACGGCCTGTCCGATCCGGGCTATCACGCGATTTCCAACTTCGTCGACCAGGCCTCCAACAGCCAGGTGCTCGACTACAACTGCGGCGCGCGCAGTTACGACGGACATCGCGGCACCGATTACTACCTGTGGCCGTTCTCCTGGTACAAGATGGACAACAATCAGGTCAAGATCATCGCCGCGGCGGCCGGCACCATCGTCGCGCGCTCGGACGGCAATTTCGATCGCAGTTGTTCGATGAACAACAACAACTGGAACGCGATCTACGTCCAGCACAGCGACGGCTCGGTCGCCTGGTACGGACACATGAAGAACGGCTCGCTTACGGCCAAGGGCATCGGTGCGAGCGTGGTGCAGGGCGAGTACCTCGGCATCGTCGGCAGCTCCGGCAGTTCGACCGAGCCGCACCTGCATTTCGAGGTCTACGACGCCAACAGCAACCTCATCGATCCCTATGCCGGTTCCTGCAACGCGCTGAACCTGCAGACGGCGTGGGCGTCGCAACGCGCCTATTACGATTCGGCCATCAACAAGCTGATCGTGGGCACCACGCCGCCGGCGTTCTCGACCTGCCCCAATGCGGAAAGCCCCAACGAAAACACGGCGATCCGCTACGGCCAGCCCGCGAACTTCAGCACCTTCTATCGCGACCAGCTCAACAGCCAGCAAAGCCAGTACCGCATCTTGCGACCCAACGGGACGGTGTTCGCGTCATGGACCCATAACGGTCCCGCCGCGCATTACTCGTCTTCGTGGTGGTACTGGAACTGGAGCAGCTTCGCGCCGACCGGGCCGTCGGGCACGTGGCGCTTCGAAGTCGCCTACAACGGGCAGACCTACAGCAAGAACTTCACCGTCTCGCCGTAA
- a CDS encoding acyl-CoA thioesterase, translated as MPFRTRRVIQFGDCDPGGVVYTPRIAHFVVEANLEFLSDALGGPATRRLIALGVLPPARALSIEFLYPMTWDEAIDMEVVVDRMGEHSFTLAVGAFNAEGTRTFRATITHVTVSPETRRPVALPLELRTALERAGRG; from the coding sequence ATGCCTTTTCGAACCCGCCGAGTCATCCAGTTTGGCGACTGCGATCCGGGCGGAGTCGTGTATACGCCACGTATCGCGCACTTCGTCGTGGAAGCGAATCTGGAGTTCCTGTCGGATGCGCTCGGCGGCCCCGCGACGAGGCGACTGATCGCCCTGGGCGTTCTTCCGCCCGCGCGGGCGCTGTCGATCGAATTCCTGTATCCCATGACCTGGGATGAAGCGATCGACATGGAGGTGGTCGTCGATCGAATGGGCGAGCACTCGTTCACTCTCGCAGTCGGCGCTTTCAATGCCGAAGGCACCCGCACATTCCGGGCCACGATCACGCACGTCACGGTGTCGCCCGAGACGCGGCGACCGGTGGCGCTGCCGCTCGAACTGCGAACCGCGCTCGAACGAGCGGGCCGCGGCTGA
- a CDS encoding MBL fold metallo-hydrolase, with amino-acid sequence MSGNPVFGKVLAAVALLLGLGVSSPGADARAAYKTTQVAPGLYSFGAGLAFNAFMITDDGVIVMDSFDRDFAKASLAAIRKLTDKPIRYLIYSHNHYDHISGGEVFKAEGATILAHDATATWLERHPSADVVMPDQRWSGSKSELRLGRSLINLVYFGANHGEGMTVFQFPNERVIYTVDLVVPHRVGFAYMPDFSPREWERTLSEMDALDFDRVMYAHNAPVGPRSSVADQLKYLRDLRAAIDAELKKGTPFMQIPNTVKLPQYQTWDGYAQWLPMNAWRVLLEIAMGV; translated from the coding sequence ATGTCTGGCAATCCTGTGTTCGGCAAGGTGCTGGCAGCCGTGGCGCTGCTGCTGGGGCTCGGCGTATCCAGTCCCGGCGCGGACGCGCGCGCCGCCTACAAGACAACCCAGGTGGCCCCCGGGCTCTACAGCTTCGGCGCCGGGCTCGCCTTCAATGCTTTCATGATTACCGACGACGGTGTCATCGTCATGGACAGCTTCGATCGCGATTTCGCCAAGGCGTCGCTGGCGGCCATACGAAAATTGACCGACAAGCCGATCAGGTACCTGATCTATTCGCACAACCACTACGATCACATCAGCGGCGGGGAGGTGTTCAAGGCCGAAGGCGCGACGATTCTCGCCCACGATGCGACCGCCACCTGGCTCGAGCGCCACCCCAGCGCGGATGTCGTCATGCCCGACCAGCGCTGGTCGGGATCGAAATCGGAACTCAGGCTCGGGCGCAGCCTGATCAATCTCGTCTACTTCGGCGCGAACCACGGCGAAGGCATGACCGTCTTCCAGTTCCCGAACGAGCGCGTCATCTACACCGTCGATCTCGTCGTGCCGCATCGGGTGGGCTTCGCCTACATGCCCGATTTCTCGCCGCGCGAGTGGGAGAGAACGCTTTCCGAAATGGACGCGCTGGATTTCGACCGGGTGATGTATGCCCACAACGCGCCGGTCGGGCCGAGGTCGAGTGTCGCCGACCAGTTGAAGTATCTGCGCGACCTGCGGGCCGCGATCGACGCCGAACTCAAGAAGGGCACGCCCTTCATGCAGATTCCTAACACGGTGAAACTTCCGCAGTACCAGACCTGGGACGGGTATGCGCAATGGCTGCCGATGAATGCCTGGCGCGTGCTGCTGGAGATCGCGATGGGGGTGTAG
- a CDS encoding glycoside hydrolase family 16 protein → MRHRVLLASILAVSVVCAGCDPKTGSTPEQAAKPAETKAAQPAAAAVTAPVFFDDFNYRDFAAFQGNGWKARTQTGHPGIKGATWSAEGLSFHSDIPDTQAGAIRMTSVTNGSGEKTRQTQFCHARKYREGTYAARIFFRNEPNSGPDGDEVIQTFYAISPLKAPMDKNYSETDFEYLPNGGWGENDQPAMWTTTWDTFQLEPWTKVNEFSRKQGSYAGWHTLVLTVADKKVTYYVDGQLFSEHSSAVYPEDFMSINFNLWFMPKGADGSKGPVDSPEMREYQEDIDWVFFQEGVALATADVEAKVADMRGKKVAHIDNVKEQSPALASPCGL, encoded by the coding sequence ATGCGGCATCGCGTTCTTCTCGCCAGCATTCTTGCGGTGTCGGTGGTTTGTGCCGGCTGCGATCCGAAAACCGGGTCGACGCCCGAGCAGGCGGCCAAGCCCGCGGAAACCAAAGCGGCGCAGCCGGCTGCGGCCGCGGTGACGGCGCCGGTGTTTTTCGACGATTTCAACTATCGCGATTTCGCCGCGTTCCAGGGCAATGGCTGGAAGGCGAGAACGCAGACCGGTCATCCGGGCATCAAGGGCGCGACCTGGTCGGCGGAGGGTCTGTCGTTCCATTCGGACATTCCCGATACGCAGGCCGGCGCGATCAGGATGACGTCGGTCACCAACGGCAGCGGCGAGAAAACCCGTCAGACCCAGTTCTGCCATGCGCGCAAATACCGCGAAGGCACCTATGCGGCGCGGATCTTTTTCCGCAACGAGCCGAACTCGGGCCCGGATGGCGATGAAGTCATCCAGACCTTCTACGCCATCAGCCCGCTCAAGGCGCCGATGGACAAGAACTACAGCGAGACCGATTTCGAATACCTGCCGAACGGCGGCTGGGGCGAAAACGATCAGCCGGCGATGTGGACGACCACCTGGGATACGTTCCAGCTGGAGCCGTGGACCAAGGTCAACGAGTTTTCCCGCAAGCAAGGCAGCTACGCCGGCTGGCATACCTTGGTGTTGACGGTCGCCGACAAGAAAGTGACCTATTACGTCGACGGTCAGTTGTTCTCCGAGCACAGCAGCGCCGTGTACCCGGAAGACTTCATGTCGATCAACTTCAATTTGTGGTTCATGCCCAAGGGCGCGGACGGGTCGAAGGGCCCGGTGGATTCGCCTGAAATGCGCGAGTACCAGGAAGACATCGACTGGGTGTTCTTCCAGGAAGGCGTCGCGCTGGCCACCGCGGACGTGGAGGCGAAGGTCGCCGACATGCGCGGCAAGAAAGTCGCGCACATCGACAACGTCAAGGAACAAAGTCCGGCATTGGCGTCGCCTTGCGGCCTTTGA
- a CDS encoding nuclear transport factor 2 family protein gives MKLALVLALFTVPAFATELPPDLAKAVADYDRAQVANDVDTLARLVDDDYVLVNSNASVENKQQFLADFHLPGFKIDPYVLRERIQKVWGDGAVIGGLLDLSWTQDGRHQTRRLRVSYVWAKRDGRWMATYAQVTRVP, from the coding sequence ATGAAGCTCGCGCTTGTCCTTGCGTTGTTTACCGTGCCTGCATTCGCGACGGAGCTTCCGCCCGACCTCGCCAAAGCGGTCGCGGATTACGATCGGGCGCAGGTCGCCAACGATGTCGATACGTTGGCGCGGCTGGTCGATGACGACTACGTACTGGTGAACTCCAACGCCTCCGTCGAGAACAAGCAGCAGTTCCTCGCCGATTTCCATCTGCCCGGTTTCAAGATCGACCCGTACGTGCTGCGCGAGCGCATCCAGAAGGTCTGGGGCGACGGCGCCGTGATCGGCGGCCTGCTCGATCTGAGCTGGACCCAGGACGGCAGGCATCAGACCCGCAGGTTGCGGGTGTCGTATGTCTGGGCGAAACGCGACGGCCGCTGGATGGCGACGTACGCGCAGGTCACGCGCGTGCCTTGA
- a CDS encoding class I SAM-dependent methyltransferase, whose translation MKARSLHEPPRPSGSRDPGPFRMLDYDLELQHHNLALRRACAIRASDQVLDIGCGTGQTTREAAQLATAGSVLGIDRSNEMIERAKQLSDEAGLHNVEYVCADAERYEPPRERFDVAISRFGTMFFADPVAAFSNLRSALRADGRLVMMVWQQRDRNEWATSIERALMPDGAGTTGSIAVPPAFSFGDPDAARRILDATGFATATFDEVHAPVFYGRDVEAAFDFVSGFSTVNEKLARLDANERARAVERLRDLLAEHRRADGVWFDSRAWIVSTRRK comes from the coding sequence GTGAAGGCACGCTCGCTCCATGAACCTCCGCGCCCGAGCGGAAGCAGGGATCCAGGACCTTTCCGAATGCTCGACTACGACCTCGAACTGCAGCATCACAACCTCGCGCTGCGGCGCGCCTGCGCCATCCGCGCCTCGGATCAGGTCCTCGACATCGGTTGCGGGACCGGACAGACCACGCGCGAGGCCGCGCAACTCGCGACGGCCGGATCGGTGCTCGGCATCGACCGCTCGAACGAGATGATCGAGCGCGCGAAGCAGCTCAGCGACGAGGCCGGGCTTCACAACGTCGAATACGTCTGCGCGGACGCCGAGCGATACGAGCCGCCGCGCGAACGCTTCGACGTGGCGATCAGCAGATTCGGCACGATGTTCTTCGCCGATCCGGTTGCGGCGTTTTCGAACCTGCGAAGCGCGCTGCGCGCGGACGGACGCCTGGTGATGATGGTGTGGCAGCAGCGCGATCGCAATGAGTGGGCGACGTCGATCGAACGCGCGCTCATGCCCGACGGCGCGGGCACCACCGGCTCCATCGCCGTTCCACCCGCGTTCTCTTTCGGCGATCCGGATGCCGCAAGGCGCATCCTCGATGCCACCGGCTTCGCGACGGCGACGTTCGACGAGGTGCATGCTCCCGTTTTCTACGGACGCGATGTCGAGGCCGCGTTCGACTTCGTCTCGGGCTTTTCCACCGTGAATGAAAAGCTCGCGCGTCTGGACGCGAACGAACGCGCGCGCGCGGTGGAACGTCTGCGCGATCTGTTGGCCGAGCATCGACGCGCCGATGGCGTGTGGTTCGATTCGCGCGCGTGGATCGTGAGTACGCGGCGGAAATAA